TTAATAAAAGAGCTTATGCTTTTGAAATTACTAGGAGATTTCAGTGTCACATacaaacatttcaattttttgataTTAGCGGGAAtgaatttacttaaattttttcattGCCGTTTTCATGGACGAATGctcctactttaaaaaaataaatcaaggctTATTAAAAAGGGTTAATAGCTTAAACAAGGTAATAAAACATCCTATACTGCATAACAGATGCTCATTACTATGCtatcaaatataattttcctAATTACCATTAATACAGCTTTCAGAATTTAGACAAGTTATTACAAGTTAAGTATCccttatctaaaatgcttgggaccagaagtgttttagattttcaatattttttcagattttagattttttgggGGGCGGGTATTTGCATAGGCATAATGAGaaatcttggggatgggacctacgcctaaacacaaaattcatttatgtttcatttgcATCTCATACACGTGATTTAGGGGCATGAAGCAAAGTTTGCTCCTGAAAGTTTGCACCCAGAAAGCAAAggtgcttgttgatttgtttgagttataGATTGTAGAtatgagacctttgtcagatgcatattttgcagatattttctcccattctgtaggttgtctgtttactctgttgttagtttcttttgctgtgctgaaacTCTTTAATctgttgttagtttcttttgctgtgctgaaacTCTTTAATTAGGTACCACTTGtcgatttttttgttgttacaattgcttttggagtctgtcatgaagtctttgccaaggccagtgtccagaatggtattttctaggttttattctagggtttttatagttttaggttttatatttaagtttttagtccatctcaagttgatttttgtatatggtgaaaggtaggggtccagtttcaatcttctgcatatggctagccagttatccaaaggacataaacagacacttctcaaaagaagacatacacctGGCCAACAAGcttaagaaaaaatgctcaatatcactaatcattagagaaatgcaaatcaaaaccacagtaacataccatctctcaccagttagaatgactattaccaaaacatcaaaaaacaacaggctggtgaggttgtggagaaaagggaacccttgtaccctgctggtgggagtgtaaattagttcagtcattgtggaaagaaGTGTGGTCActcctcaaagaactgaaaacagaattaccatttgccccagcaatcccattactgggtatataaccaaagaaatataaatcattctaccatgaatacacatgcatgtgtctgttcattgcagcaatattcacaatagctaagacatggaatcaacctagatgcccatcagtgggggactggataaagaaaatgtggcgcaaAAACAGCagggaatactacacagcaattaaaaagaatgaaaccatgtcctctgtagcaacatggatggactaAGAGACCATTGTCATAATCGAATTAACCCTTTTATGCTTAGCGTTCCTCTAATGGAACGCTAATGTGGGAGTTCTTTACATCCTGCTGCTCAAGCTtattgccaaggtctgatttttcaaaCTCAAAAAATTGCAAACTCCCACAtaaaatgcaagaacagaaaaaacaaatactgcatgttcttacttctaagtgggagctagaCATTGAATACATGTGGACACAAGGGagcaacagacaccagggcctatttgagggtgggaggaggatgaggattgaaaaactacccacTGGGTATTAACGCTGATTAGCTGGGTGACAAAAGTATCTGCACATGAAACCCCTGTCACATGCAactcattcatttgacaaacacGCATATGTACttcttgaacctaaaataaaagttggaaagaagaaaaaatgataaattttccacttgtgatatcatgttggtgctcaaaaacttttggattttggagcattttggatttcagattttcagattaggaatgtTCAGCCTGTATTTACTATGTAaagtgagtttaaaaaaaaatcctcaccaAAAGGCAATGTAAGTGATTTGATCTTCACTTAAtagttttgtcattgtttttaaattataactgactctacaaattttgtttttaatatccataAAACCTTTATGAAAACCTGTGTGGCAACATTTTTAGATTGTTTTCTGTATATTAACTCACGTTTCTAGGGTAGTTTACATAGGAAGCTACTTTATTgttgggttaattttttttttcagttctaacTCTATTTTTCACAGGTACATATGCATAATGCTAAACTCTTCTGTGAAAgctcctgtgattttttttttttttttgctttgctttccatAGAGAAGTTAAAAAGCCTTTTCTATTATGAGAGAAGATATTCTTTGTaatttgaaaggaaataaatcttactgctaaaaaaaaaaaaaaagtagcttagccgggcacagtggctaaatgcctgtaatcccagcacttgggggcggctgaggcaggcagatcacttgaggtcaggagttcgagaccaatctggccaacacggtgaaaccccatctttctctaccgaaaacataaaaaattagccgagtgtggtggtgcgtgcctgtaatcacagctatgcaggaggctgaggcgggagaatcacttgaacccgggaggctaaagttgcagagagccaagatcataccactgcactctagcctgggtgatagagcgagactccatctcagaaaataataataataataataataatttgccaTATTTTCCTAAATGTGAATTAAGTACTTTTGCTATAAGTCTAGTTATTATGTTCAGGCTGCTATTATAgaattttctttgaagaatgatACATGTCTTTAGTTAACCTTTGTATTATCAAGTGTATCAAATTTATCTAGAATAGAGCATAGCTGTATGTATTACCTAGAGGCTTAATAAACCTTCATATAATGAGTAATTATGTATTGGGCTAAAATCTGTAAAACCTTTTCAGATTTTCAATACGTATGCCTGCTTCCTTAAATACTCgaaatttttagatattttactttttttctcgcTGTTCTTTGGATTATGTACCTTTGGTGTGTAGCATAAGCTGTAGATCCTATGTACAATTACAAAATGCGTGAAGTTAATACTCCCTTTTCTCTGTGTAGCTTGTGAAAATACAAATGatataaatatagaataaaaatgcGATGGTAACTTCCGTGTGAGAGAAAACTAAGTACGAAATTCTGTTCTTACATATGAATCCTCCTATTGTTAAATACAAtgtggaaaaaaaagttttttaatttttaattttccatcttCAGCTTATTTTTAGCTATATGCTTTTTGGCATTTATATTTActagggaaaaattaaaaattaaataacaactTTATGTTCCTAAGATTATTTAATTGTATGAACTCAACTATACTCCATGAAAGAATGATCTAAAACATAATGTTGGCTTGACTTAACCTTTTAAAAAGGGAGAGTTTAAAAAAAGATAGAGGGAGTGTAGCTCATTAGTACCTGAAGGGACTGACTATAACATATGAAGCTGAACTTGTAACTTTGATTTCctattctttaaatataatataattgttTAGTCTAAAGAATGTATGTTTTAATTACAAGTATATAATATTTCCACTTCCAGTGCAGCATATTAGTTAGAAATTTAAACCAGTGCATGTAACTTAATATAAATTAACTTAATCAACTTTGTTGAAAGTACTCAGAAAGccctaaaaaatataaaacaatgattCCCACCACCTATCCTGCAAAGGACCCCAATACCAAAAGGTATCACTATAGTGAGTTGAAATGTAAtggactttttctgttttttatgagAAGTCTTTTTGGATCAAAAGTTGCATTGATGCAGGATAAAATGCTTTGAGGTTTGATTAAGAGAGAGTTGGTAGCAAGAGGACCTAAATTTACTACActagaataaatttctgttcctcATCTCTTATTTCCACTGACCATAAACATTTATTGGTATTGAtttcttcagaattatttttgtGATCTTTTGCAAAAAGAAACATTGCAGTCTGTTTACAGGAGGTTTTAGGTATGAAATGttaaaactttgaaagaaaaaaacctgtcatTTATTTAGACTCTGTACCTTCATATGTTGTTCTGAAaggattttgtattttctgaataaCTTACATATTTTGATATGGTATTTTACCAATAGCattaatttacctattttttttcttcttgcatatTTTCACGAACTGGTTGCCTTatccaacttttttctttcattgttttatttttatattcaccattcattcattcattcattcattcaacttttggggttttgttggtagttacaaattaaatgtttaatccTATTATCATATAGCTTACTTTGAATAAAACatgatacattattaaaattggtATGAAGTATCTCTACtttatgaaacagaaaatgtttggTACAAAACTTTTTTTCCATATTGCATATAACAATAGGAAGATTCATATGTAACAACAGAATGTTGTACTTAGTTTTCTTACACATAGAAGTTGCCATCAcattttattagatatttatGTCATAGTTGGCTCTGTGCAAGAGGCTTACatagagaaattaataaaaacaatacgTTGGGCTCTGTCTTCATAaggattagatttttaaaaaataccaatgaGGAAAGACCCAAATGTCAAATAGTGGTATCCTATCCAAGTTTTTTTCGTAACAGTCCTTGATCTAGCCTGAAACTCATGCAGCAACTACAACCATTTTTGGAACACAAAGCTTTTCTTTTTGCATCTCCTTTAGTGCTTTATAATggacagtaaaaataaatgaatataactAACATAATTTTTTACAGTGCTGGTGCATTAGTATTTTAAGGGGCCAGGAAATATATAGGttgaaatgaattatttcagCTAAAATTTAAGAAGTATTTAAGAGACACAGTTGGTGAAGTTTTTACATGTCAAAAGAgatataatttctcttttatcaATTAGACAAATCTAGAACTCTTAATGTAACTGCTTTCAAGTtgacaataaaatgtattttttaggtATTGGAATACTGATAACTGAATTTCTAAATTGTTCATGTTTATTTCATAGTAATGGTTTGGTTAATCATATGTCTAATCAGAAAATAATCAAGTAGAACACACATCCGATTTTTctgccatactgttttttaaaaaataatttcaacttttattttagtcgGGTGcatatgcaggtttattacatggataAATTGCGTGTTGtgagggtttggtgtacagattatttcatcacccaggtaatggaCATAGTACCTGACAGGCAGTATTTTagtcctcaccctcttcccatcctccccactcaagtaggccccagtgtttattgttcccttctttggaTCCATGTGTACTGAATGTTTACcttccacttatatgtgagaacatgtagtatttggttttcctgtgttaatttacCTAGGATCATGGCATCCACCtgcattcatgttgttgcaaaggacaaaattttcttcttttttctgtctgcatagtattcaatggcatatatgtaccacattttctttatccagtctaccattgatggacacctaggttgatttcatgtttttgctattgtggatagtgctcaTATGAACatatgaacatatgagtgcatgctATTTTTTATAGTCAGGAAATTGAAAGGTAATTAgagttcaaaatttaaaacattttaattatcacatataaaaatgaagacattagtTTGAAATAGATTACTTAGCACTAAGTATCATTGCTTtacttattcattaattcatgagAAGGTATTAAGCATATACAATTTGCCAAATCTTGTGTGGGGcacttaaaaacagaaagatgatTAGGACACAGTACCTTCCCTCAAATAGCCACCAGGCTAGTGGGGAAGATAAATAAGTGCATAGATCTTTATGATTTAATGTGACAAACGCTGTGCTCTGTGCACCCGGAGATCAAAGACTAACTGTCCATCTTAGTAGTAGAGGGATAGGTTTGCATGGAAATTTTTTGTGTGCTGAGTCTTAGAGGGCATTAGAGTTTCCTTCTGATGCTGGCATTAAAGGACAGAGAATGATGCATGTAATTGGCTGCAAGATAGTATGGCATGATGTGAGAACTCGTGGGGGTAGATTCTCCAAAGGAAATTGGGTGCTGAGAGCATCAGGATCTTTATACTGGGGTTAGTTTTCTATACTTCCTCTAGACATCTTTTTTGATTTCGGCATTTGCCCAAGCAGTTTAATACTCACTATACTAATTGTATAGTGAGAATTTTGATGCAGTTTTGTCATTTATTGAATCAACAAATACatactgagtgcttactgtggGCTAGATATCTTCTCatctgttttcctttaaaatgtttccaaCTTATGTGCTAAATGTTGCTGTTCAAATTCACATCTAAGAGTAAAGGAATAGAAGGTCATTATGATGCTTTAATGTGGTGGAGAAATCAGTGATGTATCCCTAAACTTGTAGTAATATGAGGCCCAAAGTCAATCTGGTTACTTAGAAGTCAGACACTCCTTTGAGATTAGAACTAGGACCCAAGGCTTGAACTCATATTCTGTTAACCACAGTCAGAGGTATGTATGTAATCAGGTAAGAAGGAGTAATTCTAAGGAACTCAAACATTCTTCATGCTGCATTGACATTCAGGTGCTGcttgttaaatttttattatttttaataaagataaatttaaagcaTTCTATGATTTACTCCCCAAATTGGTACATATTAAGGGAAGTGGTGTTTAAAAGATGTACTTTTACCACAGTTGCTGGGATTAGTAGTAAGTATTATTAGTTGTATTTCCTGATACTCTCATACTTTCTTTTTACAGACAAATCGATGGTAAACCAGAGGAGCCTTCAGTAACATATGCAACATATCGAGGCCCAAGTCAcattaggaaatatttaaagcaaCAGACGGGCTTGGCAACTGTGAATACCTTGGACACAGAAAATGAAAGTTCTGACTCTAGTATAAATAGACACATTGACCCTGGAAGTGAGATTGAGGCTAGGATACTGCCACTGTTGTTATCAGCTAGTACAGACTCATCTATGAAAGGAAATCTACTTGAAGGCCCATTAGAAGACTCTGATTGTagcaaaacaagtctcaacacaGAAAGTTCTTTGACAAATAACCCAGAACTGCAGAATATTGCCttttccaataattttttaaataaaaatgcttggGGGGGTATTGAGAGAAATAGGTCATCCCCTTCTTCTGTGACAAACTCCAGCTATGATGGAGAATCTGACTCACAGCACCATTTAAGTTGTGAACCAGTTTCTCAGACTAACAGAAATTTGGTATGTTCAGCATTGTTCACAGGAAGTAGCAGTAGCAATGTCCCTTGCAGCCCAGATTTTCAGAGAGTAACTACaacagaaaatacaataaaagaaaacactgtgATGAGTAATGGGACATTGGTGCAAAGAGAGGAGCTTGTTGAGCCTCAGGGCCCTGctatttctaatttctcttgtaCCAAATCTGATGGGAGTGACACTACTGAACAGGAAAGTACAAATTTGCCAAGTCCAAATAAATCAATTAGGCATGAAGATCTGCAGTTGCCAGAGAGTGAGTGTTCTGACAAGCAAACCATAGATAACTCATCAAAGCAAGCTGCCACTCACACCAGTGTCGTTGCTCTTCAGAGACATGCTGTGACAAACACAGAACTTgtaaatgaaggaaagagattGTCTGCCCAAGACTCACAGAAAAATGTGGTTGttagagaaatcaggcaagaaacAGAAAGTGCCTCAGCTAGTGCATCCATAGCTTCAAGTCATGTAAAAGCTCCAGAAGATAAAATTGAGTCATCACCCAAAGATACTGACCAATACTTTGAAACCAAAGCCAAAAAGCTTGATTTTAGGTCCCATGATAAAATTCCTCATATTAGAATGAATAGAAAAGACCTGACCTCCTTAAATTACGTCAGTGAATCAGCAGTTGTAGCATGcttagtaaataaaaatgcacCTGAGTTGAAATTTGAACTTAATAGAAGTCACATTTCAGAAACTCCTCTTGACTCTGAGAGTCCTCAGCAAACTAAAGTATCACCTGATGCTAAAACATGTCTTAGCCTTGACTGTAAAAAACTAAATTTCAATATTTCACCTCCTACCTTTGTTTCTGGAGTTGGGATGCTGAGCAAGTTGGATATTCCTGATTTAACGAATGAGGGTTCTCCTGTGCCCATTGAAACTGGGAAGGTCAACACTGTTGGTATTTCCTGTCAGCCTAGTAAgtgtaaagaagaaaatgtgaaaaaccaTGTTGAGGCTGCAGGCGGAAAGAGCCCTCCTCTTTCCTTTTGCCTTGAATATACATCTGCAATTTTTGAATCCGAGGAAATTCTTTCTAATAGTGAAAAATGCCAGGTTCTTCCAGGTTCTGAAGCCAGTGGCCCTCACTTAACTGGGATGGAGCTATTGAGCTTTGACTCTGGAAACCTCTCTAAGGATTGCAGTTCCATTTTATCTCAAGACCCTAATAGAGGAATGTCTTCAAACACTAAAGCAAATATGAGCATAATAGAGAAGTCTGATTCTCTTTCCTTGGAAGCCAAAACTGCTAACATTGTATCAAAAGCTGAAATTGATGGTCAGAACAATGTTCCTGTGGAGTCACATTCTGGAAGAGGAAAAACTATATCCTTGTCCAAGGTATCTTTTTCACAAGCGGAGCCCAGAGACATTTCTCAGgataaaatgtcttcttttccatTGAAAATTACCCATGTTCCAGAAAAGCCTATTTTATCAGAATTAACATTTCTAGAAGTTGAACAGGACAAAAGTTTTCAATCAATTAATCATAATGAGATTGGAGAGAAATGTTCAGACGCTGGCCTAAAAGAGAATTGCCAAGCTGAGCTTTCTCCTGCTACCTCCAAATATGAAGATATACCAGAAACAGAGGTAGATGCCTTAGGCTCTCCTCCTGCTCTTCTTAAAAGTATTATATCTGGGATTTTACCACCTATTCGTGATGAGAAAGTCAGTAGGCAAATGGCACAGAATTGTGAAGCTAACACTTACATGATTCATCAATCTTTGGATATTTGTGGGACTAAAAAGATTTCTGGTCACTCAGAAATGGCAGAACTCAGTTTAGctaatattttccataaattcCAAGAAACTGGCAGCTCAAAAGTAAATTCACCTTTTCTGGATTCTGATTCCAGTTTGGGAAAAAATGTTTCTGCATCTGAGGACTCAAGCTTCCTTAATGTACCTTCTGTGCTGAGATCAGAAAAGAAATCCTCATcttacagaaagaaagagaacatccattttttaaatggtggtATTGATAGTGTGTCATCTTCCTCTAGTTACCCTGAAGAAGTTAACGTGATAATAAATTCACATAAGCCCCAAAATCATTTGGATTCTATACAAGTTACCAAAGATCTCACACATGAAGGTACCTCTGTAACTGACCCGTTGTACCCTAACACCTCTTATTTGGAATTTGAAACGTCTATCTCAATTGGGAAAGAAGTAACCCCATTTCAGGAACATTTTGGGAAGATATCCACTGATTTCCCAACCACTGCCCGATTTGACAATCCCgtggaagcagagactggagcaGTTGCTGGGCCTGCAGTGTCAGTTAACAGCTCAGGCCAACAGTGTTCTGAAGCCTCTGCTGAGCACATAGAAGCCAGGGGAAGAGCACGTGACCAACTTTTGGACCTCGAAAGTAGTTTACTCAAAAAGGCCGACACATTGATTGGTGAGATTTTTAATTCTGTCAGGGAAGAACTAAAATTCAAACACACAGTGAGTACCTGCCAGGAGCACATAGCCATAGAAGGCATAATGAATCAGGGTACCCTGAAAGAAGACGTCTCTGAGAAAAACCCATTAGAAGTGACACTAACAGAGATCCAACAGACAGAGGGTTTGGAAGAGCAGGGCATGGAAAACATGTCAGAAGTCGAAGAGAAGCCCTGTGATTCACCAGCAGTTGGTGAGAAGAGTCTTCTTGTTGATCCTGATAGTATGAATGTATCTTGTTTGTTAGAAGATAAAGCTAGGGAATTAGTCAGTGAGATTATTTATGTAGCCcaagaaaaattgagaaatgatGCTTTTGAAGATACTGAGGATACTTGGGATTCTGAACTTCAGGCAGATCCTTCAAAAATTCTGAACAGTGATAGTGTTAAGCCACATGATGTAGTTAGAGAGTTCTTGGTATCAGAACAGCCAGTAAATCAAAGCACACAAATTAGTGAAAATAAAGTATTAAGTAAATTCTTCTCTGTAAGTAACTTAGCTAGTGGCACAGAGTCAATTAAGGGAAGAGAAATTGTTCTCTACCAAAAATCCCCATTTTCTGGAAATGGATCTGGACTGTCTGATAGTATAAATTTGCAGGAATCAGATACGGTTTTACTGGCTGAAGACATGTCACGTAAACGGTCAGATGATAGggtaaaaacacatttattttgcaATGAGGACTGTAATGAGACAATGGAAATAGAGAATGTGGATAATAACAAAACTGAGACAGAGGATAGAAGAACACTTGTATTAAATTTCAAATGGCCTCCACTTGTGAATGATGACATCCATGCACCTGGTACATCTAAAAGCAGTTTGTCTGATAGCCTTGTATGTATATCTGAAAAAAACTTGCCAGGACACAGTAAAAACACACCTCTTGCAATGTCAGAAGTAGGGAAAGTACACAAGAaggataatgaaataaatataggGAAAATTGAGCTTATACCTTCCATGTTAGAAacggggaaaacaaacaaaaaggatgcTGAATTGAATATTCTGAAATACGAGGCAGTCCCTCCTATGTTAGAAATGGGAAGAGTACATAAAATGGATGCTGAAATGAATGTCAAGAAAACTGAACCAAaagctaatgtttttaaaatgggagaagTATACCAAATGGATGCTGAGAGCTGTATTGAAAAAACTGAGGGATCACCTGTCATTTTAGGAATGGAAAAAGCTTATAAGATGAAGGATACCGAAGGGGATGTTGGCAAAATTGAGGTGATACCTGTTATGCCAGAAGTGAAAAATGTCCACCAAAAGGATGCTGAAGGGTATATTGTAAAGACTGAGATAGCACCTGTTACAATTCACATGGAAAATATTTACCAAACGCATGCTGAAGGGGATATTGGCAAGACTGGGGCAATACCCTTGTCAGAATTGGAAAATATCTACCGAAAAGATGGTGAAGGGATTAGTGAAAAGGCTAAAGGAATACCCATTACATTAGCAATGGAAAATGCTTACCAAAAGGATGCTGAAGGGGATATTGCAAAGGCTGAAGTGATGCCTGTGAGgttagaaatggaaaatacttACCCAAAGGATACTGAAAGAGATAGTGGCAAAACTGAGGTGATGCCCATTGCATTAGAGGTAGTAAATACTTACCAAAGAAATGCCGAAGGGTTTACTGGGAACACTGAGGGATCTATGTTGAAAATGGAAGCTACTTGCCAAAAGACTGCTGAAGAGGTCATTAAGAATACTGAAATAGTACCGTGTGTGTTAAAAGTGAAGGAAGCACACAAGGCAGCACCTGCCCccttagaaatagaaaaagcatgcAAGAGAGATGTTAAAGACACTATTGGAGCAACTGTGTCCTTACCCTCTgtgatagaaatggaaaaaatatcccCAGAAGATTGTGGTGAGAATATTGGGAAACACGAAGTGTTACCCACAGTGGTAGACATTGAGAAAATACATGGACCAGGACTGGGATTGACCATTACACAAGTGGAGGCCATGCCTCCTGcatttgaaagtaaaacactaCAAGAGTATGCTGAAGGGAGTGTTGGAGAAACAAAGGAAGAACCTACTGAAATAAAGGAAGGCTTGATAGCACATGAGAATAGACTTGCTACACATTTCAGGGGTTATGAATCCCCTACATTAAGTAAGGATTATGAGGGCTACCCAGCCCCAGCAATGCCAGATTTTCAACCTGGAGATACCATAGTAAGACTAGACAAAAGAATGTCTCTTACTGCAATACATGacaagaggagagagacagattaTAGTGGCAAAAAAGGATATAATTTAGCTTTTGTTCCTCAAGATGAACAAGAAAATTCTTCCTTTACTATATTATACGAAGAGCCCCTTCAAGAAGAGGACAAGTA
This window of the Theropithecus gelada isolate Dixy chromosome 2, Tgel_1.0, whole genome shotgun sequence genome carries:
- the CRYBG3 gene encoding very large A-kinase anchor protein, whose product is MSRSGGGGCARLRAVPRPLAPPGGGAGRAGRGREEEQPQRLEELQREERVASAFLPPGRDSRAGSSRRVDLPAPHPAAPGRAPGTRHHLGSSLQTAPGPRPPREMSSGRRKGSAPWHSFSRFFAPRSPSRDKEEEEEERPGTSQPPAPGRSAASVENEPMSTSQKKENVLSSEAVKIRQSEDKRNHAEKSVTPPVQEDPKKAYDVSSSTADTKIGESDRQPKESFFQFLGNLFNISGKSSLGEAKQSSFRDDHDKAEKDLQNPSDHHEEGIKREREIFSGSLRTQTHPTEEQDSNSSELSDAFSLDTTQDSEQEATNLLKQIDGKPEEPSVTYATYRGPSHIRKYLKQQTGLATVNTLDTENESSDSSINRHIDPGSEIEARILPLLLSASTDSSMKGNLLEGPLEDSDCSKTSLNTESSLTNNPELQNIAFSNNFLNKNAWGGIERNRSSPSSVTNSSYDGESDSQHHLSCEPVSQTNRNLVCSALFTGSSSSNVPCSPDFQRVTTTENTIKENTVMSNGTLVQREELVEPQGPAISNFSCTKSDGSDTTEQESTNLPSPNKSIRHEDLQLPESECSDKQTIDNSSKQAATHTSVVALQRHAVTNTELVNEGKRLSAQDSQKNVVVREIRQETESASASASIASSHVKAPEDKIESSPKDTDQYFETKAKKLDFRSHDKIPHIRMNRKDLTSLNYVSESAVVACLVNKNAPELKFELNRSHISETPLDSESPQQTKVSPDAKTCLSLDCKKLNFNISPPTFVSGVGMLSKLDIPDLTNEGSPVPIETGKVNTVGISCQPSKCKEENVKNHVEAAGGKSPPLSFCLEYTSAIFESEEILSNSEKCQVLPGSEASGPHLTGMELLSFDSGNLSKDCSSILSQDPNRGMSSNTKANMSIIEKSDSLSLEAKTANIVSKAEIDGQNNVPVESHSGRGKTISLSKVSFSQAEPRDISQDKMSSFPLKITHVPEKPILSELTFLEVEQDKSFQSINHNEIGEKCSDAGLKENCQAELSPATSKYEDIPETEVDALGSPPALLKSIISGILPPIRDEKVSRQMAQNCEANTYMIHQSLDICGTKKISGHSEMAELSLANIFHKFQETGSSKVNSPFLDSDSSLGKNVSASEDSSFLNVPSVLRSEKKSSSYRKKENIHFLNGGIDSVSSSSSYPEEVNVIINSHKPQNHLDSIQVTKDLTHEGTSVTDPLYPNTSYLEFETSISIGKEVTPFQEHFGKISTDFPTTARFDNPVEAETGAVAGPAVSVNSSGQQCSEASAEHIEARGRARDQLLDLESSLLKKADTLIGEIFNSVREELKFKHTVSTCQEHIAIEGIMNQGTLKEDVSEKNPLEVTLTEIQQTEGLEEQGMENMSEVEEKPCDSPAVGEKSLLVDPDSMNVSCLLEDKARELVSEIIYVAQEKLRNDAFEDTEDTWDSELQADPSKILNSDSVKPHDVVREFLVSEQPVNQSTQISENKVLSKFFSVSNLASGTESIKGREIVLYQKSPFSGNGSGLSDSINLQESDTVLLAEDMSRKRSDDRVKTHLFCNEDCNETMEIENVDNNKTETEDRRTLVLNFKWPPLVNDDIHAPGTSKSSLSDSLVCISEKNLPGHSKNTPLAMSEVGKVHKKDNEINIGKIELIPSMLETGKTNKKDAELNILKYEAVPPMLEMGRVHKMDAEMNVKKTEPKANVFKMGEVYQMDAESCIEKTEGSPVILGMEKAYKMKDTEGDVGKIEVIPVMPEVKNVHQKDAEGYIVKTEIAPVTIHMENIYQTHAEGDIGKTGAIPLSELENIYRKDGEGISEKAKGIPITLAMENAYQKDAEGDIAKAEVMPVRLEMENTYPKDTERDSGKTEVMPIALEVVNTYQRNAEGFTGNTEGSMLKMEATCQKTAEEVIKNTEIVPCVLKVKEAHKAAPAPLEIEKACKRDVKDTIGATVSLPSVIEMEKISPEDCGENIGKHEVLPTVVDIEKIHGPGLGLTITQVEAMPPAFESKTLQEYAEGSVGETKEEPTEIKEGLIAHENRLATHFRGYESPTLSKDYEGYPAPAMPDFQPGDTIVRLDKRMSLTAIHDKRRETDYSGKKGYNLAFVPQDEQENSSFTILYEEPLQEEDKYASAEASQTRSVLFPDTSPDSMPVLACERSESRTDLVHHFEKGTKLGETFDSDSSEMFLSVEAKRYKIYPLALSPIYEDDSSQEDILSSEVSPGHHGPRKSRESENQPSSVLSLLQSVSERLKMNFDEDDREAAEEEEEEEAAVLHKDLRAGSGEHVTFQLPDPSITFYPDDQESIGISKNSYVMPSEPTTSNLQVGLWPEKTSFLQKSDLTSKLHSSLKSAYHQYLQTSQSHSSEKGARFGGILQEPVSKYFRVQDNPGRLSPFIENVDKETLRYNPRPGKMVIYDLHESKYKQEVYCNIPDATSWSFPNGVLIKVVRGCWILYEKPHFRGQKCVLEEGEKVLNRDWILQNRRHPQRNFVLGSIKRVLKDCSIPEIELFPQSDPACCPVYIQRAVPNLEELNISKSMSFTVKSGVWLAYPDINFKGQATVLEEDHGLFEISTAEMKSLHPLQMGGLKVEMPMNLKVIIYEKPHFHGQAKEFSEHIDSVPNFLKNDGDFHRIGSIRVIGGVWVAYEKEHFKGQQFLLEEGDFEDSNACGALSGPILSFRYLQANFIESSVTLFESDLEGGKFIDITNQEISDLEEIGFGSKTRSIHVKSGVWVAYQQKFFCGEQYILEKGKYKCFFDWGGSSNIIMSIRPIQLEPLGINEPPHLLKVFSKPGFQGECIDFTEETSDLTSLIPCSFKVLRGCWLLYYQEDVFVNHCVLEEGLYADLTSCGCPASKVKSLKPIDYVFEEPSISLFALEHCEGRELHLEEAVNSVLNKDLHFYTQSVWVKSGLWIAYEGSNFLGRQILLRPNEIPNWTAFSRWKTIGSLRPMKQPAVYIRIKNRAQDEYLTVTGNLADTRATSVCISPYSGKDTQIWHYCRGLFKSKASDTCLDVIGGRDTPGAKVALWTEHGQFRQKWRLNQNGTISSYLSDQLVLDVKGGNYCDKTHVIVNQPLEGEETQKWDIEIL